The Radiobacillus deserti genomic interval TTTCTTCTCTTAGGAAAAGGATTAAATCATCTAGTGTCATTTTTACTTTGAACAAATTTTCTTCTAATATCTTGCCATTTTGAATAAGGACTGTCGGCCGGCCTTCGACGAGCATACGAAATCGAATAGATTTCATGGAAATAAAGCTCAAAAGCAAAGAGAACCCTCCAAATACGATTAGAGCCAAAAGGCCGTCAATCATGGTTAGGTTTTGGTTTACCGAGATTTCTGAAGCTAAGCTCCCAATCGTAATTCCAATTACATAGTCAAAAAACGTTAAATGTGAAATTTGTTTTTTCCCCATGATACGCGCCATTAATAAAATGACGATAAAAGAGATAATGGACCGAACTAAAATGAGTAAGAATTCAGGCATGGAAATATCCTCCACCACTAATTTACGTTATGTTTCCCATTATTGGACAAATTACGAATAAGAATACATTAGGAAGGGGATTATGAGAGCATGAAAAAAGTCAGGGAATTAATTCTCACAAGTATTGTTGTGATTTGTTTATTAGGGGGATGGGGAGTGAAGGAGACGGAAAATCCATTTATACGTACGATTGATGAAATTAATGAGCAAACGGATGAAAAAAACTGGAAGGAAGCAACGGAAGAGACAGAAAAACTGAGGGACATGTATGAGCGAGAAAAATGGAAGTACCAACTCTTAGGAGAAGAAAGCAGTTATAAAGGGATAGAGAGAGAAATCGAGAAGCTCTTGGCTGCATTAGGGGAAAAGGATAATCAACAATCGAAAGTTAGCACGGCGACGATAAAGGTTTTGTACCGAGATATTTATTTCATGCCTTAAGAAAAGAGCACTCGGAATCCCGATGTGCTCTTTTGTTTATTCTTATTTTTTAGCAAAGTACACTAATAGATATGCGATTGGTGTGTCAATCAAGGCAATTAAGAATTTCACTGCGTACTGACCGGCAATCATTGTGAGCAAAACGGTGTTTGGAACTG includes:
- a CDS encoding DUF4363 family protein, which encodes MKKVRELILTSIVVICLLGGWGVKETENPFIRTIDEINEQTDEKNWKEATEETEKLRDMYEREKWKYQLLGEESSYKGIEREIEKLLAALGEKDNQQSKVSTATIKVLYRDIYFMP